Proteins from a genomic interval of Zingiber officinale cultivar Zhangliang chromosome 2A, Zo_v1.1, whole genome shotgun sequence:
- the LOC122040343 gene encoding uncharacterized protein LOC122040343, with protein MGFEEVVSNKSGKVWFFWDSTIICKILFDHDQFLHLELSSQMFPSSMIVTVVYAKCTRSERSLLWESLEELRPEGDRLWLVGGDFNVISSMEEHSAGVLARPGAMEDFNNFIMFAGLVDAGFVGDRYTWTNNRVWKRLDRVLLSSSWGSLDFTVRVEHLSRAASDHCPLLVEFPGFQKPRASFRFQRMWVRHRDFMQTVRLNWCLPSVAQGLQRLQMKLRRLKEHLKWWNMEVFGNIHDRVLQAEESMAAAEQAYDRDPTEQSRTHRSECQARLFRVLDMEEDFWKQRAAIRWMGEGERNTKFFHSTVQKKRTASRLFRIWEEGQCLDQPDGIRESGVRYFQELLTGETVDSTVVDTELIPSLVSAEDNLMLEGLPSAEEVKQVVWSMCQDSAAGPDGFSVAFYRACWEIVGEDVFQAVLDFFRGAELPRGMASTTIVLIPKVDSAQRWRDFRQYGCR; from the coding sequence ATGGGGTTTGAGGAGGTAGTATCTAATAAATCAGGGAAGGTTTGGTTTTTCTGGGATTCTACTATTATTTGCAAAATCTTGTTTGATCATGACCAGTTTCTACACTTGGAGCTTTCTTCGCAGATGTTCCCTTCTTCTATGATTGTGACAGTGGTCTATGCCAAGTGTACGAGGTCAGAGAGGAGCCTATTATGGGAGAGCTTGGAGGAGCTGAGGCCAGAGGGCGACAGATTGTGGCTGGTGGGAGGAGACTTCAATGTCATATCTAGCATGGAGGAGCACTCAGCAGGAGTTCTAGCTAGACCAGGTGCCATGGaggattttaataattttatcatgtTTGCTGGACTGGTGGATGCAGGTTTTGTTGGGGATAGGTACACATGGACGAATAACAGGGTGTGGAAGAGGCTAGATAGGGTTCTATTGTCTTCATCCTGGGGAAGTCTGGATTTCACAGTCAGAGTGGAGCATTTGAGCAGGGCAGCTTCAGATCACTGTCCCCTACTTGTGGAGTTCCCAGGCTTCCAGAAGCCGAGGGCCTCCTTCAGATTTCAGAGGATGTGGGTGCGGCACAGGGACTTTATGCAGACAGTGAGGCTGAATTGGTGTCTACCTAGTGTGGCACAGGGACTGCAGAGGCTACAGATGAAGCTGAGGAGGCTGAAGGAGCATCTGAAGTGGTGGAACATGGAGGTGTTTGGCAACATACATGACAGGGTTTTGCAGGCCGAGGAGAGTATGGCTGCAGCTGAGCAGGCGTATGACAGGGACCCCACAGAGCAGAGCAGGACTCACAGGTCAGAGTGTCAGGCTCGACTTTTCAGAGtgctagacatggaggaggacttTTGGAAGCAGAGAGCTGCTATCAGATGGATGGGAGAGGGGGAGAGGAATACTAAGTTCTTTCACTCCACAGTGCAGAAGAAGAGGACAGCTAGTAGACTTTTCAGAATTTGGGAGGAGGGGCAATGCCTGGACCAGCCTGATGGGATCAGAGAGTCAGGAGTCAGATATTTTCAGGAGCTGCTGACAGGGGAGACAGTGGATAGCACGGTGGTGGACACGGAGTTGATACCTTCCTTGGTCAGTGCGGAGGATAATTTGATGCTGGAGGGCCTCCCATCAGCAGAGGAGGTGAAGCAGGTGGTCTGGAGCATGTGTCAGGATAGTGCAGCGGGCCCAGATGGATTCTCAGTGGCCTTTTACAGAGCTTGCTGGGAGATTGTGGGGGAGGATGTCTTTCAGGCTGTATTGGATTTCTTTCGAGGGGCAGAGCTTCCACGGGGCATGGCGTCTACGACCATAGTGTTGATTCCCAAGGTGGACAGTGCGCAGAGGTGGAGGGACTTCAGACAGTATGGCTGCAGATGA